Below is a genomic region from Mus caroli chromosome 13, CAROLI_EIJ_v1.1, whole genome shotgun sequence.
aaaagtaaaacttacCAAAAAGCCTTTGTatctaaaaatattcttttgattCTTTCTCAAAATACTTATTGTATTTACCTTTTACGTTTCAACAGTACTAAGGGTCAGCCCACACCCCTGTACTCTACTGGAAAACAACATCCTGGACCATCGTTTACATTTTAATAGATCTCCATGACTCTgcaaaagggaagaaagtaaCTGTTACGTTTGTtggatgtcatttttatttttacatatatagaTTCTGTGTCTGCGTGTGCACACAAGTGCTTGCTTGGTACCCATGGAGACAACAAGAAAgtgtcagatccctgggaactggagtttcttatgagctgccatatgtgtgctgggaactgaatccaggttctctgcaatAGGAGCAAAGTTCCCAACCACAAAACCATTTCTCCatcctttatttttgagaaaggttctcactatgtagccctggctggcctgaaattagcgatgcagaccagactggccttgcactcagcgatctgcctgcctctgcctcctcagtgctggaattagaagtgtgcaccaccacacttggccacCAGTTCAATTTACTTATTGTTGTTTatgtcatttatttatcttatatatgaGTTCTATGCTGCATGTACACccacataccagaagaggacactagatccctgtatagatggttgtgagttaccatggggttgctgggaattgaactcaggacctctgaaagaccagcccctgctcttaaccactgaaccgtctctccagctcagctatttgattttttaaaaacagaatcagCATATATTATAAAAAATGACTAATAAATGGCAAATACCAGAAAAGCTTTTTACCACTGAACAAATTTATAGATGACATGTGGAGGCTCTCTGGACTTTTTTTATCTcgtctttctcttcatttcttactAGTACCATAGATCCAATCTCAGAAAACCCTTACCCTTAGGGGATACATTCCAAGATCCCCAGCAAACAACCGTGGGCCCACGGACCCCTGCATGTGCATGCTCCCCAAAACGCATACCTGTGATAAAATTCTACTTATAAAACACAGGAAGAGAGTAAcaacaacttaaaaacaaaacaatcacaatGTCCCCAAAAGGAGTTACATGAATGTGGTCTCAGCACTTCTTGTCTCCCTTTTCAGATACTCTTTTCAGATGCTCTCTCCTTGGGTTCAAGAATACACAACCTGAATACAAGGACTGAGACACCCACTTTGATAGCCCACAGCAGATCTGATAACCAAAACACAGCTGGATAGTGGCAAACATCCTGGAAATTCCAGGCAAAGACTCACCACACACCAGCCCTGCCTTACTCAGAACACGCACATTTTAGAATGGACAAATTCCCATGTAGTATTTTCAAAGCAGTTTGACTTTGGGTAACTGATCTACAGAAGACCAAGCCTTGGGAATGAGGAGACTAGTGATATGCTATGCACAACTTGGGAATACAGAAATGTGCCCAGTAGCTCATCCCCAAAGCCTTACATGAAAGATGTAATTATCCTCACAAGCAACGCTCTCAGAGAGCTATGTGGCAGAGCCAAGCTTCAGCATAGATCAGGCCTGTACTGCAACTGCTACACAGTGACGCTTGAGTACAGAGAGGTATCAAATCTGACCAGCAAAATTTCAAAAGGCTGGTAGCACACCCCACAACAGATATGTAActtcttttaagatttagttgtttttatttaatgtgtgtgtgtgtgtgtgtgtgtgagagagagagagagagagagagagagagagagagagagagagagccaaatgCACGCTGAATGCCTCCAGTGGTCAGAGAGACCATCAAGCGCCCTGGAACCGGAGTTAAGGATGGTTTGTAAGCCATTACTACCATGGTGCTTAGAACTGCTGTCTAGAACAGCAGaactgaaccaaggtcctctggaaaagaaacaaatgctcttaactagggagccatctctccaggcccccctAGACACACACCTTTTCAGCTGACCATTCTATTCCAGAAATACAGCCTTCACAAACATCCTCAAAGATCCAGCTGTGATGGTGCATACATacagttaatcccagcactccggaggcagaggccagcagatctctAGGAGTTGAACGGGTCAGCTTGgtgtacatagcaagtttcagggcaATATAATGAAACCCGTCTCAATAAAAGTAAAGTAAATGCCAATGATGTCTACACACAGATGTACAAAGCAATAATGCTGAAAtagtcaaaaaggaaaaaaaaatcacgtgaGTTAGCCTAAGTCAAGGTGCCATGCAGGAGGGAATATATTCATTGTAATATGTCCAGACTATTAAAGGGTCTATAACCTTTAAAAATGGATGTCCAAGTTGTAGAAATTCAGAGAAAACAACTTTAAacataacaattaatgaaaggTAGTCGTGGCAGAACAACAGGAACTACACTTTATTTGAAAAACTAGTGTGAGAAAAAGTGTAAATTCACAAGGCCAGGTATAGATTCCTAGTgttgtatggggggggggggggggaaggaaggaaggaaggaaggaaggaaggaaggaaggaaggaaaggggtagAGTGAGCATCACACAgtttaaaattgaaagaaagaaagaaagaaagaaagaaagaaagaaagtaaggaaggaaggaaggaaggaaggaaggaaggaaggaaggaaggaagaaagaaagaaaagaaaagaacagacagaGTGGGGTGAGCATCAGATCACTGCATCTAGAACAGCAGgattcccccctcctcctcccctccccacttctctcccccccttcatacaaacacacagcctgaaagaacttgttttttttttttaaaaaaagttcatgcattatttatttataaagcattCATATAACaaggtcatttttttaaagccacaaaTACAGGCAGTATATAAAGTAAGCCTGGAGCCATGTAGCCCTGCAATGGCCCCTTGTTACAGATCTTTCTCAAACAGATGAGAAGACGTTAATTCCATTATTGGACAAATTAGTGAACAAAACTGATAACATTAGTGAACAAAACTGATAATAAATATTCCAACGatctgtttttataaaatactaaCTGGTAGCTGAAAGCAGACAGGGGACTATTTGGTGGGGAGGGAAACGgcaaagggggagaggggaggggaaaggccCTGCTTCATGGGAAGGAATATGATCGAGGATGAAGGGAACTGACACTACAGTAATGCTTTATCGTGAAAATGTCTTAAGTTCACATGATGTAGTTAAAAattaagttagaaaaaaaaaaaacaactaagcaGTATTTGCAGTTGGcccaagttaaaaacaaaaaaaacaaaacaaaacaaaacaaaaaaaagacaaattttttatttacatgtttaagatcctcatcttctttttcttgactaataaacatacaaaattaaaaccaagtaATAAAGGAACTGAAAATCCCAATAAACCAATAGGCAAATTCATCATAAACTGACCAAAAAAAGAGGCTCAAAACACTGCTGTTGGTTTTTCTTTGCCAACATTACGGTGGTGCCCTGGCAAGCAGAAGCAGGCTCAGCTCTATGGTTCTGTGTCTGCAGTCATCACTAAGGTTTGTAgagcctcacccccacccccaccccttgtgtCTGAGCTCCCAGGGTTACGGACGCTAAGGGACCTGCACATTGATCAAGATTCCCAATAGTTCTGATGAAATGGTGTGAGAATGTAACTCCAGTCATCTGAATCCTATTGTCCTGCAAGGCCACTGTTAACCGGTTAGGATGCTGGCCAGGAGCCTCGTTCACAGACTCCTCTCTCAGCTCTGTAAAGTCAATCAACTGGACTGAAGCTGTACCAGGGCCTCAGGTCCTGACAACGCCGTGATGGACTCCTGATGGAAAAGGAAGCATTTCAGAGTCCTAGCCTTCTTCCAGGTGtagtttgttgctgttgtttgtttgtttgtttgtttgtttttgcaagtCACCGAACCTCcatcttctcttcatttccacaAAACATGCTCCTCTCAGTTCGTTCAGTTTCCTGATACTGATGCTTTTCATCATAGTGGAAGACTGTTCTCATGCAAAGAAGGAGACTTCTGGCAATTCTGAGGAGAGCTGCATGCTTGTGATTGGTGCAGAGTCCGGCAGCTTGGATAGGAAATGACAGCCCCATGCATGTTGGTGCATCCCTACCACGCActcacacacgcgtgcacacatgcacacacacacacatacacacacacacacaccatcatcatcatcatcatcatcatcaagcaGGCTTGACATCCTCAGGTACAGCTCAGTAGGAGGTTTTAACACTGGTTGAGCTTGAAGAGTAGGAGCTGGACTTCCTGGAGAACTTGTTGGAGGTGAGCGAGATTTGCATGCGATTCACAGTGCGGACACTTCGGCAGAGGAGCGCATTTCGGGCGTGATCCCTGAaatcttttgagacaaagtaaTAGACAAAGGGGTCTATGCAGCTGTTGAGGGTCGACAGGCAGAGGGCGACGAGGTAGAGGGCGTAGACGTGGCTCTGCCTCTGGGTTTTGATTAGGAAGTAATGCACTACGAGCAGAAAGTTGCTTGGAGCAAAGCAGATGAAGTACATGGCCAGCACGGTGATGATGAGTCGGATAgccctctgccttttcttctctgagtgTTCATCCATAGCAGAAGAGCGGAGCGTCTTGATCATGAGCACGTAGGCAGATGCAGTAAGGAGGGCCGGGAACAAGAAGACTCCAATGGCCAATGAGAGGAAGTAATTGAACATGTCCCCCACCAATACCTCCTCAGGCAGCACATCGTGACAGGTGGTGATGTTCAAGGCTGGAATGTAGATGGTCTGCTTCATGACATACAAAGGGATGGTGACCAGAAAAATCAGGAGCCAGATTGCCAAGGAGACGCCAACGGCGATGTTTGCCTTCTTCCTGGGGTGTCCCATGGGGTTCACGATCACCCAGTACCTCTGCACGCTGAGGCAGGTCATGAAGAGGATGGAGCAATACATGTTACCATAGAAAAAGCCAATGAGCACCTTGCACAGGGCCTCCCCGTAGACCCAGTTGTTGCCATGTAGGTGGTAGGAGATCTTCAGAGGGAACCAGATGACAGAGAGGAGGTCAGCCAAGGCCAGGTTGGCCATGTAAATCACAGCGGGGTGTTTCTTCTTCGTTCGGAAAAGGAAGATCCAGAGGGCCATGCCATTACTGGGCAAACCAATCACAAACACAATAATGTAGACGACCGGAAGAAAGACAGTGGTCAGCTTCCCGGTGAGAATGGACGCAGAGAACTCATCGATGGAAAAGCCTGGTTCTACCGGAACCCCTTTCCCAGTGATTGGAGGCTGGGTTTCCAATCTGCCAATAAGACTTCTTCCTTTACTGTTGTTGCGTCCTGTACAAAGAAAGCAGGGCAGAGTCATTACTGAGATAAATGGTCCAACAGTAAGGCTGCTGTGTTTTAAATGGAACATTTCAGATGAACACAGACAGATGTCATTAGAGTATTGCGGACAATATTCTCTTTCAGTGACCGACCGTCCTACACAGGTGACGGTTGAAGTCTAATTCTTGTGTGTGCTGGCAAgtattttaccactgagctacatctttgCCCCGGCAATGGTATTTCATTAACATTAACAGTGAGAGTTTTGGGTTCCGTATAGGAAAGTGACTTCTAGAAATCTTAAGACTGACagggtttcattttattttctttaagtagCTATACTCACTAGTTCTTTTATTTAATCACACAACCACCAGCAGTCTTTGATTGGTCAGTTAGtaaagacagatagatggatgatagataggtagatagatagatagatagatagatagatagatagatagatagatagatagatagatagatcagtcTAGGATTGTGTGGTAACTCTTCCCGAGTTTTTGGTGAGTAAGGCAGCCTTGTCTTGCCATCAGCTGTCTTGGTTCTCATTTTCTGGTTGTTGTCTATCCTACTCTAGCCTTAAGCCAAGATTTAACCTAGCTGTCAACCACACCCTGCCCCAGGGGCCAGCCTAGGGAGATTCCAGAACCAGGAGGCATTCCCTTGTCCGCCCACAAGAAATACTATAATGGGTAGGcattctccatctctctgctggCTTCATAAACATCCTCCCACTGAGCTCAGTTGGCAGGCAAGCCTTTTAGCATCAGGACCAAATGTGCTCTGACTTTTGAGCGTGTAACAGCAAGCTTTAACTTAGGATGCTTCCTTCATACCATGAATTGAAAATTCAAAACCACAAATAACCCTGGGTGTGGTAGGATGTGCCTATAGTCTCAGCTATTTGGAAAGCTGAGGTGAAAGGATTGTTTTAGCTTAAggaatctgagaccagcctgggtgaCATAGTGAGATTCCATCCAAAGCAAAGCGAAACAGAACAACCCTACCAAGCAGTGACTGGCAAGCCCAGTCTTCATCCTACCCCATCCTGTATTCCCTCACAGACCTGAAGGAGGAAGGGTGGACACTAAAGAATTTAACTTTAATGATGAGACTGGGGCCTCTACCGTCTGGAAACACCTGACCATTGTTCACGTTGACAAGGAAGACAGTATACCTCTTCTGACTTTCTCTAATATATTGTGTGCTCAGTTATCTGATCCGCTTCTGGTTCCAGACTCAGGTTCTACAGGACCGTTCGCTTCTGTAGGCTTCACCACATAGCACTGACATAGGGATAATGGGAGAAGCACTGGAGGTTACAGAGACCAGCAGTTCCCTTTCCACCCactgtagaaaaataaagatgctCCCTACCCAAAAAAGAAGGTGTTCAAGCCCTAATCCCCAGTAGACAAGGGTCTTTGCAACCCTAAGGCACAATTTAACAACACTATCCTGGTTCTCCAGTCAGGCCCTCGGGCCAACGACAATGGTCTTTTAACAAGACAGAGGGAAGCTGgggacagaaaaggagaaaacagcagAGTCAACAACATGATGGACAATGGGAACAAAGGCTGGCACTGTGCCAAGGGGCACCAAAGATGGCAGCACCCGACCGGATGCTGGAGATAGGCAGATTCTCTCTCCCCCACCACTTTCATTCCTGACCCCTCACCTCAGAACCAAGAGAGTAACATCTGTTGTTTTATAGCTCTGGTCATCACAGTGGCCTtaggaaaataaacacatttcacGTAAACATatgtattgtttctatttcttctataaCTGTCCAAAAagagcactttttaaaaattaaaatgggggcagaaagctggagagatggttcagcggtcaagagcactggttcttccagaggtccttagttcaattcccaacaaccgcatggtggctcatgaccatctgtaatgggatctgatgctctttctGGTCtgcagatgtatatgcagcagagcactcatatattaaataatattaaaagaaaaaattaaaacaagggctggagagagggctcatcagttaagaggaccagctgctcttccagaggtcctgaattcaattctcagcaaccacatggtggctcacagccatctatagtaagttctgataccctcttctggcatgcaggtgccATGCAAATAGACTACTcattcataaaatacataaatcacttaacaattttaaaacaaagccaggtgtagtggcatatgcctttaatatgggactttggaggcagaggcaaatagaCCTctatgattttgaggccagcctgatagaATTAtagaattccagaccagccagggctatatagagctCCCATctctagttaattaattaaaaaattaaaacaaatattcctAAGGAGGTGGGgaatgtagctcaattggtagagtgtttgcctattGTGTACCAGACACTGTAACCCCAggtctcaggaggtagaggcaggataaTTGTAAATCCAAGGGTGcccacagctacatagtgagtttgaggccagcctgggatacatgtcTCAAGAAAGATTACTCCTGAATATTACAATGTTCTTCAGATACTGAATTAGGTAACTCCATGAAGAATATGTTCTGCACGGTAACCCAATACTTACTTAGTACATAGATCCATAATGGAATATTGCACAAAATACCCTTCTATACAGAATGCATGTTGGTTCCCTGGAGTGTTTTTTCAAGCCAGAACCAGGACTGACTAACATTGAAGCAGCTCAAGGAAACAGTAATGATGTGTTTGCAGACTCAACAGCTGCAAGGAAACCTATCTAGGAGTGAAGGTGTCTTTAACGCAGCCCCTGGCCCAGCCCTGACATCCTCTGGATTACAATGCTCAGCTACCCACATCCACGGAAGAACTGAGGGGGGATCCAAAGCCACCGCTCCACTACGCATTTCTACAGGACGTTGGACTGGAACACCGAATGCCA
It encodes:
- the F2rl1 gene encoding proteinase-activated receptor 2, translated to MRSLSLAWLLGGITLLAASVSCNPTENLAPGRNNSKGRSLIGRLETQPPITGKGVPVEPGFSIDEFSASILTGKLTTVFLPVVYIIVFVIGLPSNGMALWIFLFRTKKKHPAVIYMANLALADLLSVIWFPLKISYHLHGNNWVYGEALCKVLIGFFYGNMYCSILFMTCLSVQRYWVIVNPMGHPRKKANIAVGVSLAIWLLIFLVTIPLYVMKQTIYIPALNITTCHDVLPEEVLVGDMFNYFLSLAIGVFLFPALLTASAYVLMIKTLRSSAMDEHSEKKRQRAIRLIITVLAMYFICFAPSNFLLVVHYFLIKTQRQSHVYALYLVALCLSTLNSCIDPFVYYFVSKDFRDHARNALLCRSVRTVNRMQISLTSNKFSRKSSSYSSSSTSVKTSY